In Bubalus bubalis isolate 160015118507 breed Murrah chromosome 3, NDDB_SH_1, whole genome shotgun sequence, a genomic segment contains:
- the LOC102389633 gene encoding interferon omega-1-like: MAFVLSLLMALVLVSYSPGGSLGCDLSPNHVLVGRQNLRLLGQMRRLSPRFCLQDRKDFAFPQEMVEGGQLQEAQAISVLHEMIQQSFNLFHTERSSAAWDTTLLEQLHTGLHQQLDDLDTCLGQVMGEEDSALGRTGPTLAVKRYFQGIHVYLKEKEYSDCAWEIVRLEIMRSLSSSTNLQERLRMMDGDQNDQDGVSLT, translated from the coding sequence ATGGCCTTCGTGCTCTCTCTACTGATGGCCCTGGTGCTGGTCAGCTACAGCCCGGgaggatccctgggttgtgacCTGTCTCCGAACCACGTGCTGGTTGGCAGGCAGAACCTCAGGCTCCTGGGCCAAATGAGGAGACTCTCCCCTCGCTTCTGTCTGCAGGACAGAAAAGACTTTGCTTtcccccaggagatggtggagggtgGCCAGCTCCAGGAGGCCCAGGCCATCTCTGTGCTCCACGAGATGATCCAGCAGAGCTTCAACCTCTTCCACACAGAGCGTTCCTCTGCTGCCTGGGACACCACCCTCCTGGAGCAGCTCCACACTGGACTCCATCAGCAGTTGGACGACCTGGACACCTGCCTGGGGCAGGTGATGGGAGAGGAAGACTCTGCCCTGGGAAGGACGGGCCCCACACTGGCCGTGAAGAGGTACTTCCAGGGCATCCATGTCTAcctgaaagagaaggaatacaGCGACTGTGCCTGGGAAATAGTCAGACTGGAAATCATGAGATCTTTGTCTTCATCAACCAACTTGCAAGAAAGGTTAAGAATGATGGATGGAGACCAGAATGACCAGGATGGAGTCAGCTTGACATGA
- the LOC123332776 gene encoding interferon omega-1-like, whose product MAFVLSLLMALVLVSYGPGGSLGCDLSQNHVLVGRQNLRLLGQMRRLSPRFCLQDRKDFAFPQEMVEGGQLQEAQAISVLHEMLQQSFNLFHTERSSAAWDTTLLEQLCTGLHQQLDDLDTCLGQVMGEEDSVLGQTGPTLAMKRYFQGIHVYLKEKEYNDCAWEIIRVEIMRSLSSSTNLQERLRMMDGDLSSP is encoded by the coding sequence ATGGCCTTCGTGCTCTCTCTATTGATGGCCCTGGTGCTGGTCAGCTATGGCCCTGGAGGATCCTTGGGCTGTGATCTGTCTCAGAACCACGTGCTGGTTGGCAGGCAGAACCTCAGGCTCCTGGGCCAAATGAGGAGACTCTCCCCTCGCTTCTGTCTGCAGGACAGAAAAGACTTCGCTTTCcctcaggagatggtggagggcgGCCAGCTCCAGGAGGCCCAGGCCATCTCTGTGCTCCACGAGATGCTCCAGCAGAGCTTCAACCTCTTCCACACAGAGCGCTCCTCTGCTGCCTGGGACACCACCCTCCTGGAGCAGCTCTGCACTGGACTCCATCAGCAGCTGGATGACCTGGACACCTGCCTGGGGCAGGTGATGGGAGAGGAAGACTCTGTCCTGGGACAGACAGGACCCACACTGGCCATGAAGAGGTACTTCCAGGGCATACATGTCTAcctgaaagagaaggaatacaATGACTGTGCTTGGGAAATCATCAGAGTGGAAATCATGAGATCCTTGTCTTCATCAACCAACTTGCAAGAAAGGTTAAGAATGATGGATGGAGACCTGAGCTCACCTTGA